In the Deferribacterota bacterium genome, one interval contains:
- a CDS encoding tetratricopeptide repeat protein: MIEKQKKVEYLILKRINNLLSTGLIEKAEKITKKSIKNKVNNNIIESQLLYYLGEINYQRGLYRGAKRYFNMSLEKNPYNKDTLQEISNLLIEEYEVRGAKKYILRNLKRGTINNEVYRQYAWCKVLLGQNDEALSIYKRLIEKNDLEPKNYIELSLSYLYTGNIDLAKKTILTAYTKFPSDEAVVETFYDLYEIVDNLNINMKDLYFKELRNIRCPVYSYGKALKFMITTMTIRGYFRFEIEAAVKILLLFDEKNIIFRNYKLAALLCEYIISEITGEQKYIMKLITSVNRISRSTVKRWHKKVLSVAESDIERVLDELLDKYTSEFKILLEKDSY; this comes from the coding sequence ATGATTGAAAAGCAGAAAAAAGTAGAATATTTAATATTAAAGAGGATTAATAACCTCTTATCTACAGGTTTGATCGAAAAAGCTGAGAAGATAACAAAGAAATCTATAAAAAATAAGGTTAATAATAATATTATTGAGTCACAGCTTTTATATTACTTGGGAGAGATAAATTATCAAAGAGGCCTTTACCGAGGTGCTAAGAGATACTTCAACATGTCCTTAGAGAAAAATCCTTATAATAAGGACACGCTGCAAGAGATATCTAATCTTTTAATTGAGGAGTATGAGGTAAGAGGGGCAAAAAAATATATCCTTAGGAATTTAAAAAGAGGCACAATAAACAATGAGGTATATAGGCAATATGCATGGTGTAAGGTTTTGTTAGGCCAAAATGATGAGGCCCTATCAATATATAAAAGACTCATTGAAAAAAATGATTTAGAACCAAAAAATTATATTGAGCTTTCATTAAGTTATTTATATACAGGAAATATAGATTTAGCAAAAAAAACAATCCTTACAGCTTACACAAAATTCCCCAGCGATGAGGCTGTTGTTGAAACATTTTATGATCTTTATGAGATAGTTGATAATTTAAATATAAACATGAAGGACCTATATTTTAAGGAATTAAGAAATATTAGATGCCCTGTTTATTCTTATGGCAAAGCGTTGAAATTTATGATTACCACTATGACAATAAGAGGTTATTTTAGGTTTGAAATTGAGGCAGCTGTTAAAATCTTACTTCTATTTGATGAGAAAAATATTATTTTTAGAAATTATAAGCTTGCAGCACTCTTATGTGAATACATTATATCAGAAATAACGGGTGAACAGAAATATATTATGAAACTCATAACAAGTGTTAATAGAATTTCACGAAGCACAGTTAAGAGATGGCATAAAAAGGTTCTGAGTGTAGCAGAATCTGATATAGAAAGAGTGTTAGATGAGCTATTAGATAAGTATACTAGTGAGTTTAAAATACTTTTGGAAAAGGATAGTTATTGA
- the rpiB gene encoding ribose 5-phosphate isomerase B, with the protein MCKNIVIASDHAGVNLKDKIKKFLYGRDYTVTDLGACNNCSVDYPEYAYKLIEEFYKEKLDYGILICGTGIGMDMAANRFPGIRAVNCSDPYSAKMSRSHNNANILCLGERILGEGIAISIVETFLNTAFEGGRHKRRIDQIDEISINYWKNYLGRFA; encoded by the coding sequence ATGTGCAAAAATATAGTAATAGCTTCAGATCACGCAGGTGTAAATTTAAAAGATAAAATTAAAAAATTTTTGTATGGAAGAGATTATACAGTGACGGACCTAGGTGCTTGTAATAATTGTTCTGTAGATTACCCAGAATATGCATATAAACTTATTGAAGAATTTTATAAAGAAAAGTTAGATTATGGGATTTTAATCTGTGGTACTGGAATAGGTATGGATATGGCTGCAAATAGATTTCCGGGTATAAGAGCAGTTAATTGTAGTGATCCCTATTCTGCTAAAATGAGTAGATCCCATAATAATGCTAATATTTTATGTCTTGGCGAGAGGATATTAGGCGAAGGGATTGCTATATCTATTGTAGAGACTTTTCTAAATACTGCTTTTGAGGGAGGTAGACACAAAAGGAGGATAGATCAAATTGATGAAATATCTATAAACTATTGGAAAAATTATCTAGGGAGGTTTGCTTAA